ctagagGGTATTCTCTCAGGAAGCCgaacaactgaaaaaaatccCAGGTTCTAGCTTATCAAACCGCTTTTCAAAGTCTCATCTGATCAAAAAGAATTTAACTGTCTCAAACATTGCTTTCAAGTGCATTCATTGAAGATAAATGTACTGTAATCCAATGTAAATATATACGGCTTTGAGAATGTTCGGCTATAATATGTCTGACGaatgatgacaagaaaactcgccaATGATACTTGCTGATGTAAACTTAAATGGCGACGTGGTgtttgattgttgaaatatgccagaatctctgtcaacacggaattgcaaacatttttaggccttcttcttttttttagcgagttttacaaaagTATGCGAGCAGCGAGGCATCCATTAAGAAGGAGAacattaacgatgaaatgatatatgaaatgggtcatatatgaactgcggatatgaaatcaagtgaaggtatgatcctcgcagttatgaacgcaattaaGTGGAgatacctgaaaaattcaggacttcaaatgtgagacgctctaaccaactgagctatgaagccactggcgttgggagctggtcatttgtgggttttaatgtTCCTGTGACGAATGAATCAATagtcataactgcgaggatcatagcttcacttgatttcatatctgcagttcatatgtGATCCATTTtgattcatatatcatttcatccttgattcattcctcacaggaaaaTTAGAGACTTCTTCACGCAAATGTAAAAATTTccttcataactgcaaggatcatagcttcacttgaaggaAAAAACATTATCTGAAAAGGTAACCGttttaaataagtgttttgtatctcgctctatttctctcagctttacggtgtTCTCCCGTTGAAACTTTcctttcttctccttcctcggctacTCTCGAGGCCTttttcgcttaaatttctcaaatttcgtaaCCTCTTCTATCGTGCAGTGGGATAAAAGGTCAGTGGGATAAATGCACACTGCACAAAGgtttcccgccaagaaaattCGCCCTTTCGCGCCTCAAAGCTGCATTCGCGAGACTCCCCTCCAGTCCCTTTCGTAGTCTCCCATCCCACTCCCACAGAGTCTGTACAGACGGACGGACGCACGCTCAGTCAATCACGTGGCAACCGAACAAAGAAGGGCTGACCATATTCTCTTAAGTATGGGGCACTGCCCCAGGCCGCGAAAGAGTTCCGCTATTATATTTTTTAAGTGTAAACTTTTATTACATCTATAATAATATTTGTAGTACCCCAGCCCTAGTGAGACAAAACAATATAACTTTCTGTCTAGTTTTTCgattcttaaaaattgtaaaCATAATTCTTTTTAGCGATGACATTTGGAATAAaatcattgttttattattattattattattattattattattattattattattattattatatatttttattgttattaagtGTAGTAGTAAAAAAAGTAGCAGTATGTTCTTATGCATGATGCTTTGTTGTCTCACAGTTGCTTATATTATTCTTTGAGAAAGAGTACCATGATATTATTTATATGCTCCTCAGGTGGTTATTACTCAGATACTGCAGCTTTTGTCGCCGACAGTTGCCGGAAGTGTCCAAATGGCACCTTCGTCCACAAAAATAAAGCACCTGGAAAAAGTTCTTTTGATTGTAAAGCTTGTCCTCAAGGTTAGAATATAGATATACTTAAGTAAACCGTAAATCCTGTAACTGCGAAAAGTCAGTGAAGTCAACAACGCAAGATCCAAGCCAAATTCCAGATACAGAACTGGTATACACCCTTTGCCgctttccgctaatgacgtcaaactcatgcttgtTGAACCAAACTGTAATTAggagacttaactgattagagtgtaatatgaagtgctaggtttttaccccatatgaaccacgtaAGCGTTAagcctactaatggaaatgggcccacacaaggacagagaaataaaatctctgagaattgaacccatgaccttgtagctcagtcggtagagcagcgctGTTCtaaccctggtcagagtttttctctgtccttgtgtgggcccatttccattggtagggctaacgctcacatggttcatcacttaagtctgttgaaatataagtgctacacggcctacGTTTGTGAAAACGTAGCCCTTCCTTGTATTCAGGAGAGCCTCAGGCTCAGACCGCTTCTGCTTTTTCAAACTCCGCCAAAGTCTCTCATAATGCTATAACAAAAACAGGCCATGATAGCACGCAACGAATTGGGTTCATAACCTtcgttgttttctttctctcgtACTGTTATAATAACTTCGAACGAACTCAGTTCGTGAGGGGCAATTTCTTCTGTTGGCCTTGACTCATCTTTTAGCGTTTAAAACTCGTTATGAAAAGCAACATTCCGTTCAGTTTTCTTCTTGATGTTTTACTTTTCTTGTCTTTCGATCTGAAAAACTTGGATTGCTCGAACAAGAGGCCATGGTTCGCCCTTTGTCCAATAAAGCCTTCAGTGAAAGGCGGGAAAACCGTTACGATTTCAGTTTGTCACAAGTGAAAAATCTCGTATGCaacttgtgattggtcatcatGACTATGTTTTTCACCAGTGAGAAATACCACATGCACGACCACTCAGATTGCTTGTACTCTGTAAAGAATCattgtttagatgaggctatgtgaACACGGAAAATGTCCTCAATTGCTTAAATGTTAAACGATTTATTTTGTAGTAAATCTCAGTACGTATataataaagatatttattGCCCCCACGCAGGGATTTTGCCAAGAGGCAAATTCTTCGGAGGCATCACTGTAGCTTGCGCGTATATAGAGTTACAGTGATATAGTGTTACACATGTAGCGTGTACTACCAGGAAAAATCTCGACTTGAAAGCTGCAAGCGCGAACGGAATAATCGGGAAATGATGACGTTTTCACACCAAATGCCCGCAAGTCTTGGGTAATGATGACGTAGAAGAGAATGGCCGAAGAAACGTAATTATGGAAAAAAATCTTGCTATTTGTGAGGGTGCGTCATACCTAGCTATATATTTGAGCTAGCAGCGAAGTAAGGGTTACGGTGTGTCGGTGTAGTGCGTCGTAAGTACTTTGAGCATCATTTTTTGTGCGAGAGGGCTCAAAGTAATCGATTATATTTCGCCCGAATTGTTCTGCGAGAACAAGATGAGATAAttgaggttaactatcaatagagttatttcagtagagttatgacttagagttagagttaacgactgccaaaatcctgaattcaagattttggaccgccaaaatcctgaattcaagattttggaaagtccaaaatcctgaattcaagattttggaccgccaaaatcctgaattcaagattttggaaactgaactctaactctacgacataacactatgaaaataactctaagaatagctgtccccgaGATAATTCAATGAAATTGCGGAATAATTAAATACATACGAGCATGTCACGGTGCGTCACACATCACGTGCCGTGCAATAGAGGGTTGGACCATCTTCTTATTTCAACTCTGTTTTCTCACAAAGGAGCCGGAAAGTGACTAAACTATTTTAtcacaacaaggaaaattcTTCGGTTTGACTATTTTaagcatttaaaaaaattaaaaacactcGCGAAcgaatttcgaataaattatcgCAACATAGGAAACTCTTAAACATGCAAAACCATGTCATGGGTAGCTGCATTGTTGGGGATActgtcaaaattttgaaattctgATTTTTGGTACCAGAAGAGTTTTCTACACAAAATTTTCACTCGATGTACGTATCACTTAATAATACCGTGACACCGTTTCAGTTCCTTCATCCGGTCAGATTTTAACACTCCATGTTTCTTACTATTCATTTGGCCATTTAATCCTACAACTGCGATTATATAATCCAGATCAAGGACATCTAAATAAAGCATTGACATTAAATCGTGCAGCAGTGGTTATCCACGTTACTCAAGACTAAAAAACGTCATCCTTTGCCGCATGttacattttaaaaaacaatgGCCACATTGTGGTAAATATTGACCAagcgttttctttcgtttctgtttcgACTGGCACACCATGTGTCCGCCATGATCAAACTGTCTACTCACAACGCCCTTTTCATATTCGGTACTGATTTCAGGGGCCCAAAAAATGTCACTTCCgtagtagcctgcgtagcaagcgttccttttcgacaaaaagagcttcgaaacgattttccgcaaactggcggcgcggaagttggggcaagagactgagggaacgcttgcaagaagaccccctatttttgaaaaactcccACCTTTTTATGGTTGACTtgacacacgctgattgacgtcttattaacaaattagccaataaaagataACCATGTTAACACATGTTGGCTTCCGacaaaacaaaccgaggcaccgAGGAAACACCGAGTGATCAACGCAgaatttgccagtgtgattttacatgttaaatttgtaacggcagcttctaagccgggtacgactggttatgtttcttctaagaatttgtttaaaccatcgaaaagaaacttacgggcaaattctagctgatatttgcagagcggttggaatagaagttatcgaaaacaacagccaattttcagaacttgtaagcaatccgtgcgctcgtaaaatacgaaatttataaaCGTATAgactcgtacagagttcgatgggtagtaagtaaggccgttaaatgcaaatctccagcaaagctggccatgaaaccattcaaataggtttaagtttaaaactaacgacgatttcagtgcgacttgctggctattttgttggtgcagagtggttgacgaaatggatcgcactaaatctcctggaaattacaggaaaacctcctcgctagtttgataatccacagtacgtttttggtcaaatcgtcacgaaatcgtagatgaaatagcaagtaaaagtgctttaaaaaatcgAATAACTTTAcaaaggagccgctttcttctcacaataatTAAGAGAAGATTTAACAGGCTGCGGagttgtcttcatcttgtctcaatcCATGATATAGGACTCAAGCTTACATCAGGCAAGGTACGCAGAGAATTTGTGGATTCTGATAGTTCGCAGgtattttattaattcatcctgcgtaaataaagtatcttttgcaaGCGAGCGAAAAGCTCACTTCAGTTCAGTCCAAACTTTTCGTCGACAATAAGCGCTGtcaaagttttgttaaataacgatcgaatcttttgcttttaatgaaTTACGGAAACGCCATAGCGGCTTCAGCTGACACgtaaataatattgaatttcccttgatggatattgtttgtggggagggacgagcctaaaaacggctgcgaaggaggctattgtcacgctagaacttaggagaaatattttgctccagaatttgtcacctgtcaatcattgtgactgtgccgcaccaatcagaagcccccgttcgtgggcgaacgggtttttcaaaaatagggggtcttcttgcaagcgttccctcagtctcttgccccaactttcgcgcggccagtttgcagaaaatcggttcgaagctcttctgtcgaacaggaacgcttgctacgcaggctacttccggtgctttcagaggtatgtccgctactttacaaaactgtcaacAACCCTTCTGATTTGTTGTCTCTCCTCTTCAACATCATCTGCTCCGTTTGTAAACGCAGGCCACATCTACCTGGGCCCTGGAGACATTAAATTCCGGGTATAACTATGCTTAACAGCGGGGGCAGCTTCCTTGGTTGTAGCCGGACATGATCCTCCCTTGGATATGAGTCTTCATGGACATTTCGTTGAATCCTGGGCCTATGAATTTTGCTAcgaattttgaaaatggaagcaGTTTGACTCATGGttgtaatttgcatattacGAAATCTGCTATAGCAGCACACGCATTCTGATGTCCGAAAACTCATTGAGTCCACACCCAAAAAATCATGCTTACTGGATCCTATGCCAACAACACTTGTTATCGGCTGCATCGATGTCTTGCTACCTGTAATAACTAAGATTATAAACTCATCGCTACAGTCAGGTGTATTTGCTGTTCAATGGAAATGTGCGCTAGTCTCTCCGTTACTTAAGAAGCCTGGTCTTGAATTATTGCTGAAGAATTATCGCCCCGTTAGTAATTTGCAGTATATTTCGAAGCTTACAGAGAAGGCCGTTTTCCAACAAATGCACAGTCACATGTCTATAAACTCATTATATCCTGAGCTTCAGTCACCGTACCGCCAACACCACAGTACGGAAACAGCCTTGCTGAAAGTGATGAATGATATTCTCCTGAATATGAACTCTCAGCAAGTCACACTTATGGTGTTGTTGGATCTTAGCGCAGCTTTCGACACTGTCAATCATCACATTCTGTTGGATAGACTTGATAAGGTCATTGGAATGCGCGGCGTCACGCTCGAGTGGTTTCGCTCATACCTTTCTGATCGTTGCCAACAAGTCTGTATTGATGAATCGCTGTCTAATCAACGGTATCTTAACTGTGGTGTACCACAGGGGTCCTGTTTAGGTCCTCTGCTTTTTGTTACGTACACTTCTACGCTGTTCAAGGTTATCGAACGTCATCTCCCAGAGGCTCACTGCTACGCTGATGATACCCAGCTTTACGTCAGTTTTAAGCCTGGTGAGGTTAACGCCCAGGATGAGGCCATTCGCGCAATGGAGGATTGCATTAAAGATATCAGGAACTGGCTTATTGAAAGTCGGCTGTTGCTtcatgatgacaaaactgactTTTTAGTTATGGGAACTCGACATCAGGTAAGGAAATTAAGTCCATCAATACTTCATGTAGGGGATCACGTGATTAATCCTTCGGTTAGCGTAAGAAATTTGGGTTCGGTATTTGACAATTCCCTTAGTATGGATTCTCACATAACTCAAGTTTGTAAGACCGCTTTTTACCATATTCACAATATCCGTAAAATTTCTAAATACCTTTCACAGGAATCCCTTAAAACGTTAGTTCATGCTTTCGTTACGTCCAGActcgattattgtaatagcctaTTTTACGGCCTTCCTAAACATCATATAAGTAAACTTCAACGAGTACAGAACGCTGCAGCCAGATTAGTAATGAGCACTAGAAAGTATGATCATATCACACCAGTTTTATATAACCTTCACTGGCTACCTGTGTTTTACcgcatttatttcaaaattttaattcttacatttaaggctattcaTAATATGTCACCTAGCTATATAAGTAACCCAGTGTCTAAGTCGTGTTCTGCTTAATATTCTCTCCGATCTAATTCTTCTTTAATTTTGGACCGTCCCAAAGGGCGTATACTCTCTACATTTGGAGCTCGTTCTTTCTATGCTGCCGCACTCACACTGTGGAACATCCTCCCAGCAAATATTCGGGATGTTACATCTCTtagtatttttaagaataatCTGAAGACATACCTTTTTAGTCTAGCTTACAACAAGTAATTCTTAGCAGTGGCATTCGCGGGCTTGGGGGTGGTCAACTGTGCATTTTTCGTTTcgggttttatttttttttaatagattcttgtaaagcgcttttgatcatttattATGTTAAAAGGCGCTATATTAAgtggaaattattattattactagttaATATGAATGAGTAATAAATGTTTACCTATACACCAGGGAAAATGTAACATAGCTAAATTAAACGATGTTTCGGCATTCCTTTTTTGTACGAATAAATGAATCACGGTGAATAAATTGTGGTGTCTGATTTTTTCCAGGGACGGAAGCAAATTTGTTTGCTGGATTTCGGGCATGTCACTGTCGTGAGGGATTCTTTCGAAGGCACATGTTTGAATTTTGCGAGCCATGTGAAAAGCAAGATGGATTCAAATGCGAAAAGGAAGCCGTTACTCTTCAACCCGGTTACTGGTGGAAATGGGAGaacaatacaaacaaagaactttacaaatCCTTCAGAAAGGTCTTAGACGGGAATTCTCCTGTTGAAATCCAATCCATCATTGAGTACCCATACTCTCTTCCTCGACCACATAAGTGCCCAAGACCGGAATCATGTCTGGGGGATTTTGACTCGAAATGTGATGTTGGATATGAAGGACCATTGTGTGCAGTGTGTAGTCCCGGATATTACAAACAGTTGAAGACATGCAGAGAGTGCCCATCAAAAACATGGATGATCGCACAGCTTTCCGTCATAGCAGCAGTGACTATTATAATCACTGCGGTCGTGGTTTGGAGAGGCAGGAAACAAGCCAAGAAAAAACAAGGTCGCTCCTTAGTTGATATAGTTCTTGGAAGACTAAAAATTGTTATCGGTTTCTACCAGGTAATATTTGGAGTTCTTGAAGCATTTGCATACATCAAATGGCCAGATTCTCTCTCCCTTATTGGAAAATATTCCGAGATGTTACAGATAAATATTTTCCAGATTGCTCCTATCCACTGCCTCTTTCCAAATCTAAAAGTCAATGCTTTTGGAAGATTGTTTGCTATGCTTGGTATCAATGCTGCAGTCATCATTTTAGCAATCATTATTTATGGCATTAGGAAGGCCTTATTAACCAGAAAGACCTTCCAGAGTCGAGGggagaaagtgaagaaaatttcCGAATCAAAGCAGTTGGCCTACAGAAcagtctttttcttccttttcgtaACCTATCTAAGCACCTGCTCGAAGACAGCAAATGTTCTTCCCCTTGCTTGTCGCAAACTGTGCCTTGACGAAAACAGTGAAAAGTGCGATACGTTTCTAAAAGTTGACTTTAATATCAAGTGTTCCAGCCAAGAATTCCAACGATCAGTGATTGTTGCGTACTGCAGTATTTTGTACATCATGTTTCTACCTATAGCTGCCCTGGCGGTTCTTTGGAGACACCAAAGGTCATTGAAGAAATATGGCGACGGAAGCGATGATGAAGCCACATATTCCCAGCATTCAAATCCCGAAATTGTCACAGGCTTACGGTTTTTATTCGCAAATTACAACAATCGCTCGTGGTATTGGGAACTTGTTGAAACAGCTCGAAAGGTGACCTTAACTTCAGGCATTATCCTGATAGGAAGTGAGAGCAGAGCCTATATTGGGTTGGCTTGTGTTATGTCAGGTCTCTATGCTATGTTCTTTGCGTTCAAGAAGCCGATAGCAGAGCCCTCTGAGAACAAATTGATGGTTTGTTCCCTTGGTGTAACTTTCGTCAACCTTGCAATAGGTGCTGTGAGTAGAATACCAGCAGAGAGAGTACATTCCTCGGTGGACATGGACCATATCATGTTCCAGGCATTGGTATTTGGAGCAAATTTTCTAGTGATTGGAATTCTTGTGGGTAAGCATTTT
The Montipora capricornis isolate CH-2021 chromosome 10, ASM3666992v2, whole genome shotgun sequence genome window above contains:
- the LOC138020810 gene encoding uncharacterized protein: MDRIVASRGAFVCFLPDIVSCPLSQFSPQYCKGVEKDDSDLIDISKEDSSMQNYLLHIFHRAGFANQYDTSGLKLLPCPRGTFVNIADTSLFPRCTDCPAGGYYSDTAAFVADSCRKCPNGTFVHKNKAPGKSSFDCKACPQGLKLTSGKVRREFVDSDSSQQHTHSDVRKLIESTPKKSCLLDPMPTTLVIGCIDVLLPVITKIINSSLQSGVFAVQWKCALVSPLLKKPGLELLLKNYRPVSNLQYISKLTEKAVFQQMHSHMSINSLYPELQSPYRQHHSTETALLKVMNDILLNMNSQQVTLMVLLDLSAAFDTVNHHILLDRLDKVIGMRGVTLEWFRSYLSDRCQQVCIDESLSNQRYLNCGVPQGSCLGPLLFVTYTSTLFKVIERHLPEAHCYADDTQLYVSFKPGEVNAQDEAIRAMEDCIKDIRNWLIESRLLLHDDKTDFLVMGTRHQVRKLSPSILHVGDHVINPSVSVRNLGSVFDNSLSMDSHITQVWTEANLFAGFRACHCREGFFRRHMFEFCEPCEKQDGFKCEKEAVTLQPGYWWKWENNTNKELYKSFRKVLDGNSPVEIQSIIEYPYSLPRPHKCPRPESCLGDFDSKCDVGYEGPLCAVCSPGYYKQLKTCRECPSKTWMIAQLSVIAAVTIIITAVVVWRGRKQAKKKQGRSLVDIVLGRLKIVIGFYQVIFGVLEAFAYIKWPDSLSLIGKYSEMLQINIFQIAPIHCLFPNLKVNAFGRLFAMLGINAAVIILAIIIYGIRKALLTRKTFQSRGEKVKKISESKQLAYRTVFFFLFVTYLSTCSKTANVLPLACRKLCLDENSEKCDTFLKVDFNIKCSSQEFQRSVIVAYCSILYIMFLPIAALAVLWRHQRSLKKYGDGSDDEATYSQHSNPEIVTGLRFLFANYNNRSWYWELVETARKVTLTSGIILIGSESRAYIGLACVMSGLYAMFFAFKKPIAEPSENKLMVCSLGVTFVNLAIGAVSRIPAERVHSSVDMDHIMFQALVFGANFLVIGILVVQYVTYIYRFMKEWRKNPHWSLSCCLALLLPLNDLQNEILGMTGKSLLKEQVQTGQFNAPSVSGTFKESGAVSFDLVSIHECPKESVEPRSVNFDSEESENGGLKEEEDDDDDDNADKVTFDPETGSLLYLGPSIM